In Cherax quadricarinatus isolate ZL_2023a chromosome 86, ASM3850222v1, whole genome shotgun sequence, the sequence CTCTTGTACTTACtgaactcatctaatgaccatatgaactattattgccttcctaatcttaagttaatgtTTAAGTTTTCCCAAAATGCTCTGGATACAAAGGggtttttggcatgtacacccaactattatattcctctgtacaaccatgcaTCATGTAAAAATAAACATCTTAATCTTAATGTTGATGGAGGATTCTTGATCAAGAGACATATACCatcatgctggtgaaggactcttgttcTAGAAATTGGAGCTATCCTTACCTGGCCATTTTACCCCATCTTTCATAATTCCAACTTTTATTCTGCCCTCTTTGCCACTTCTGGTGGTAATTGGATCATGCAAATTGGATTCATTTTATTCAACTTTTTATTCTTCTGCTGTTAATGAATTACATATTACTTTTCTCTTTACTCACTTTAGACTGTAAATCCATTTTTGTCTGAATTACTTCGTATAACTGTAACCAGACACGCAAGTATAGCTCTGAGTAAGAGGTCATCCACTGCCATTACCAGCACTCATTTCAAATTgtcatacaacacctgcaacactgtctTCCATCTTTACATTAATATTTCCCAAAATAATTACCCTCTCAAATTAATATTTCAAGAACATTCACTTAACAGTGTTTCAGtcaatacacaaatagcccgcacataggagaaagaaacttacaataacattttggtctgacttgggccattaactagtcacacactaacataTGAAGGTAAGGTAGCCAGTGAGTGtcattagttaatggtccaagtcggactgaaacatcgccataagtttctttctcttatggcaggttatttgtgtattgttccagtaactgtattgtgcttttttattTAGAATTTGTCTTTCTCCCACACACTCACTTGAAGACACAGACACTGACTGTTACCCACTAATTGTCTCCACTTCCATTTTAGCTCACAAAATTAATTTGAATATTTATGACACTTATTAATAATTCTTTATAAAAACTCAATAAACAGTACTTCATGCCTTCTTGAGCTCTTACACTGTCACActcaaattattatttttttagcaCTCCAATCCTTTTAACTTTGATACACTCAGTGCTTGGACATCCAATTTTCCTTGTATACAGACTGTCAACAATCAGCACTCTATGTACTTTTTTAACATGTACTAAATGAAtccacattcattcattcataacTAAATGAAtccacattcattcattcataacTAAATGAAtccacattcattcattcataacTAAATGAAtccacattcattcattcataacTAAATGAAtccacattcattcattcataacTAAATGAAtccacattcattcattcataacTAAATGAAtccacattcattcattcataacTAAATGAAtccacattcattcattcataacTAAATGAAtccacattcattcattcattcataacTAAATGAAtccacattcattcattcataacTAAATGAAtccacattcattcattcataacTAAATGAAtccacattcattcattcataacTAAATGAAtccacattcattcattcataacTAAATGAAtccacattcattcattcataacTAAATGAAtccacattcattcattcataacTAAATGAAtccacattcattcattcataacTAAATGAAtccacattcattcattcataacTAAATGAAtccacattcattcattcataatATCAATAGTCGCTAGTCTGTCAACATACATTAGCTTATGTAAGCAAGATGCATGCACAGCACAAGGATatttttattaacccttaaactgtccaaacatagatgtaCGTTTGCTCGCGTAGCTCTCTGAGTGtagatatacatttttttttttttacgtaagaaagcatgtaaaatcgaacgtagatctacgttcggagtgctaTGCAAGCAAACGTAgagctacgtttggacagtttaagggttaattaaggGGACATTTCACTCTCTGGAACAGTCCAGCAATGCACATTtacaatttatttttttaactaCACAGGAAAAGGAGTAAACAGCCACTTGTTCTATACAGTTACATTTATTTATGAACAGTTTTCTTAATTTAGAGATACAGTTTTGTCAGAGCAAAAATGTCAGTAATGTTTCACTAGCTTAGACATACTTAAGCATGAaagtataatattaataattagaaAAATCATTGAAGTAATCTACATGTGTTTATGTACTTACCCATCTTGTTTTCAATGGGTATGTTAATTTTTAATAACTGAAATTAGTTTTACTATTTTATAGCAGAAGGTTTGGTGGAAAGAAAATCTAAAGGCCCAGTATTAAGAGTTGTAACTCATAAGATATGAATagtatgtgtcagtgtagtgaCATGTCCTTGCTATTTTCTCAGTGATCTGTATTGAGACTAGATATTAAATAAGTACTGTCTTCTATTATCTCCAGTTTTATAATTAACATGTACTGTGCATTAACTTGTTAATGAGGAGAGGTTTTCAGTTCTGGGTGATCCTCTCATCTTGGTTTCTATGTCAGTGGAGGCACATTGTAGGTCTTTAACTTAGCTTCACAAATAAAAGTTGTCAGCTGAGGAGTGTTCTTGTTTTTAAACTTTGCCTCGTATATAAAAGTTACCAGCTGAGGAATGATCTATTTCTTTAACTTAGCCTCATATATAAAAGTTACCAGCTGAGGAATGATCTATTTCTTTAACTTAGCCTCATATATAAAAGTTACCAGCTGAGGAATGATCTATTTCTTTAACTTAGCCTCATATATAAAAGCTATCAACTGAGGAATGATCTATTTCTTTAACTTACCCTCGTATATAAAAGTTATTGGCTAAGGAATGATCTATTTCTTAGACTTAGCCTCACATATAAAAGAAGGACCAACATTTTGCGGTCCATACTCATTAGTGTACTGCCGCTTGCCGCCTGGCCCAGCTGGGACTAGCATGGTGTGACTTCCCGTTGGATTGATTCTTGGACAATTCATTAACCAGCTGGTGTGGAAAATATGGTGTTATTAATTATGCAATAAATCCATCATATGTAGTATAGGTTCTATATTGTTGGGGAACAAGGGGACATCCGTACAGAAGAAAGGATATTTTAATGTAAGATCCTTCATATTCATCCTTTGTTATCAAAAATAGAGTTGAGGAAATGTGCTGATAGTGTGAAGTACTGGGAAGTGGATCTGTGATAGGAGAAGACATAATAGCAACCCTATTGACACCACATGTAAAGAAAATATGTCAGCTACTTATGGAGCAGATAAAGACAGTTTATAAATCTTAGCAAGAACTCCTTCAGGAATCCTTTCATGTTGAAACCCCTGGGGTTACAGAGGCATATTAGCTGATAAATTGTTTCTTAGTTTGTACCCAGGATATTAAATTCATTCCCCATAAACACAGATAAGTACGTACACTGCACAAAGTAGCTTTGTTGTAAAGAGAATTAACTAGAATATGCAAACAAGAGAAAGTGCAGAAATTCTGTACTTGTACTTACATGTAGGAATGAGGATCAATGGGTGTTCCGTCAAGCCATTGCCACTGATCGTTCAAGTATTCACCACCAATCCAGTAGATATAATAGCCTTTAGATAAATCTGGCATATGCCATTGAAAAAAGAATTAAAAGCTATTTAAAAAATATTGGCACAGGTaccaaataattaaaaaaaaaaaggaaaaggtGCCAGATAATTTAAAAACAATAGAATAGGTGCCAGATAATAAATCTGCATTTTCATATCTACAGTAGCTGTTGATCTGAAAATACATCAACCATTCAGAATGGTAAGTAGTGCTATATGTTTGTGTTAAGGGTTACAGGCAACCAATTATTGGAACTtaagttctggagatgggaaatacagttcATGCACTTTGAAGAAAAAATGGCTGGGGACATTTGTTGTTTAGGGACATTTAGAGTGTGATATCCTTGCACTCTGAAAAGTCAGTTTGGGAAGGAGCGAGAGTGAATGCATTTTGTTGTTCTTTTGAGTCACCCTGTCATGCTGAGAAACAACATGTTAAATTTTGTATCGTATGTATACACATATCAATgcaccacacacaaacaaccaGAGGTCTATACAGAAAAAGATAGCACTCAGAAGGATTCAAACAATATCTTTTTGAggcatttgtggctgagtggTCTAAAGCTTCACATTGAGGAGTCATGCCACTCCCCACacatgggtttgaatcctgctgactgtgatctttctatgtatatatgtatgtgtataatatatacatgtacatacatattttTATGCAGTATATATAAAACATTGAGTGTTGCACTTTCTTTTAATAACTATGAATACATAAAATGATttaggtatgtatgtataaataatTATCAGTATGTACTTGATGTGTACATACCTCTGACTTAATATGTCTGACTATATTTCATTTTCCTAATGGTATAGGATATCTTACCAGGGTAGTTGTTGTGTATATTCAGGCTAACAAGGCGTAGGAAGTTGACGTCAAAGTTTGAAAGTAAGTCGACAGTCCATTTGGCATCAGTCATGTTTTTGCACAGGTTACGGCCAACACCCCAAGTCACTGGCCTGAAGGTTGGGTCCTCAAAGATGGCATTGCTTACGTGCAAGCACCTGGCCCCGACTTGTCTAAACTTGTTGGGACAGTCCTGTGCTGATGAAATAATGGGAGAAACATTCATGAGTATTTCAAAAAGCACAGGATATAAAACTTATACTTATAATTTTAATTCGGTGTAATTAAGATAAATAAAATTTGTATCTTAGGATACTGTGCATAACTAAAGCTGGTATACAGTAACCTCTCTTTATAAAGCAGTATTTCTCTGTTGTTAAGGCAGTCAAATGAATGACTGTTTAATAAGACCTAAACAGTAATTATCTGACTTAGATTTTTCTCATGCACTTAGTGGGTCCCCATTTTCAGTTTGTGCATCAGAGCCTTTTATTGCCTTTATCTTATATTATATTTGAATTCTGATATGTTATAATTGGTTAATTTATATTGACTGACTACACTAACCTAAGTAATGTAAATCCAGAAGTTTGCTGCAAGCCGTATGTGAGAAATCCATATAAGAATTTCAAGGATGAGTTGCCACATATCTGAGCTGACCCTGATTCATTTGTACACATCTTCATGTTATGATTTATttgtattcaaattcaaatttttatttctttggatAGTGTAgaatgtgtgatttacatgttaCAAAATACtattaagcacaaagaaagccactaacatgcctgagcatttcgggcagactagaGTATCATTTCATTGTTAAAtaattttaaagttattgtacaTTTCTTCAAGAATATTAATAAATTTGAATGATGCATGCTGCATATTATACAAAAACTTATGGCTCATCTTTCACAATTGTAACTTTTTATCTAAAGTTATAATGTACAAAAAACATGATTATATTTCTCTCAAAACACTGACGTACCCACCTAGTAATGTGAGGTTCGGTACAAGTTAAAATTACAAAATTATTTAAACTGTTTTCAACACAAGCAATTCCCTGCACCTGCTGGGTATGTATTATCAATTGCAAACATTGTTAATATTGTACCAACCATCAACTCCTGCGATTGCAAGGAATCCCAGCAGAGCCAGAGGCACCAGCAGCTGAACTCGACCCATGTTGGTTAAGGCAGTTGGGATATTGCTCTCAACTCCACAACCATGGCCTTTTATAGCTTGTGGAAGACAAGCTTGAGTTGCCTGTTTTGTAATATTTAAGTTATAGATAAGAAGTTCCTTGAGAACTAGGTTACTGAGTGCGTTTTGTAAATACACAGTTATCTTAATACCTTCCTAATCTTCAGATTTTTGAAGATAACACATATAATTCATCAGTGGTAAGACATTTCTATAGTTCATTATATTTGTCTATCAATGTCAACACTGTGCATGCATTTCTATCACCTCATGGTGTTTTATTccgctaccagcattaccactaccaccactacttttatcttcctctcttggtcctgtccctgtccccctcgcctatatacCAGCTCCCTTACTGTTTTGtggtagtgtgacttgtaaatggtccaagtcagactgataCGTTATCttaaagtttctctctcctatgtgcaggatatttgtgtattattccagtcacaatagtactgtgcctttttgctCTTTATTTCATTTTTAGTTTGTACATGATCCTAGGTAGAAGCTTGGTAGAAATCAAGCATCCAGAGAGGTACAGTGTTGCTGTTCAGTCATATATAATactgggtgtggtaggtaagacacataggcaacagttaggcaactttattccgaaacgtttcgcctacacagtaggcttcttcagtcgaatacagaaagtaggcaggaacagtagagatgtgaagacgatgtaatcagtccatcacccttgaagtcgtagaatttgaggttgtcagtccctcggcctggagaagttcagttccatagtcaggaactatctgaagatcaagcgacagtgcagagacttaaatactgtcggaaggagaggtgcagagtagtagtagtagtgagaatgtagccactgagaggtcaggtccctctcagatccaacagttctcactgattacatcgtcttcacatctctactgttcctgcctactttctgtattcgactgaagaagcctactgtgtaggcgaaacgtttcggaataaagttgcctaactgttgcctatgtgtcttacctaccaacctgtcggtattgtataccattttgatgttcatcttgtcagacactgcaacacatggcctcttggtacagaaaatgccttagacaaccctttcaagtgagaactgttggatctgagagggacctgacctctcagtggctacattctcactactactactactctgcacctctccttccgacagtatttaagtctccgcactgtcgcttgatcttcagatagttcctgactatggaactgaacttctccaggccgagggactgacaacctcaaattctacgacttcaagggtgatggactgattacatcgtcttcacatctctactgttcctgcctactttctgtattcgactgaagaagcctactgtgtaggcgaaacgtttcggaataaagttgcctaactgttgcctatgtgtcttacctaccaacctgtcggtattgtataccattttgatgttcaatacTGGGTGTGTTTGAAATGGAAGACTCTTATAACCATCACATAAGAGAATGAAAATTCTGACAGTGTTTCAGCCTGACTTGGtccattaactagttaatggtcagagtcagactgaaatgtcgtcataagtttaTATGTGcaggatatttgtgtattgttccactcacagtattgtgcctttttattcttttggAATTGTAGAATTTCTGGTCTTTTCTGAATTTTGCTCCATGTATTtcttaataataacaattattattattattattattattattattattattattattattattattttgttctcATAAATAATTCCTGTTGTAATATTTCCTGTTCAGGACCACAATGAAAATCAGTCAGAACTTTTCTGGGGTTaccctagataatttacactatgatgaTTGTACTTATGTATAGCTGTCCCTAAATAAACTTATGAATTTAGTCTTGGAGTGAGATTGAGCAGTGACTGGAGGCTATGCCCTGCAAAGCTATTACAGATAACCATACTGTACCACAATTTTGTTCTGAAAAAATCAAAGAAATTATTTTTGAAACATGTTTATGAGTATGTATGGGAAATTTCTTAGAGTATTGTGCTTTTATGGTCACTAGTCAGCATAATCCAGTGAAAAATTAGTAATTGAAAAAAAGAAGCATTTGCATTGAAGGGGGGTTAGTTTTAGATatcccatctttttttttttatttatttatttactacgactacatgtacaaggtataggtagtaggctggtagacagcaaccgcccagggaggtactaccgtcctgccaagtgagtgtaaaacggaaacctgtaattgttttacatgatggtaggattgctggtgtcttttttctgtctcataaacatgcaagatttcaggtacgtcttgctacttctgcttacacttaggtcacactacacatacatgtacaagcatgtatatacacacccctctgggttttcttctattttcttactagttcttgttcttgtttatttcctcttatctccacagggaagtggaacagaattcttcctccgtaagctatgcatgttgtaagaggcgactaaaatgccaggagtaaggggctagtaaccccttctcctgtataaattactaaatttaaaaagagaaacttttgtttttctttttgggccaccctgcctcggtgggatatggccggtttgaaaaaaaaaaaatgattttttctaatgaaaagatagagaatcttttcccaatcataatgacaccaaaagtatgaaaattgatggaaaacttacggaattatgctctcgcaaagttagcggtctcgacgatgtttacgcatcggcgattttgcccactttgagccctattttcggccaattcctgtgtactagtcgacaaaaatcataactattttgctagaactccattttttctatcgaatgaatacaagaaaccacccatttactgatttcaactatccaataaagtggtcagaatttagcaattttgccaatttcacacaaatttcaaaagatgccaatttccaaatagggtccagaataaacaagaaagacattcctggcactaaaataacatttcctctgttcattaatcacgtccccacgcccctcttacattcttttgctttccactttgaatttttattctcacaaaaaatagaagatttactgttatgcagactactgcattagtgtagaaatggtataaataatatcagcgcacttgtgaaagaatattagactcaccagttgacgtgtattggacgcttggcatgatttgtttacttttgaactttggtaaaaatctaacatttctgctactttgagctcaatttcaaggtacttttcattgtaaaaccaatcaaaatcatctcaatttctgcaatatgtcttccattctataaaatgagaccaggaaaactagaatacaacaataaataccatacgaaaatacactgcaaaacacggtcaaagttttttttttttctcattacacactgtgtgctgcaggatttttttttatactgtgcacactgaccacataggcgctagaatttaggcgtactagtacgttgcGTAAGCCGTACTGAAGTTGCCATTGCTGCACAACGAGAAACATTGCTgtagttcctcttcaaggggggctccttggcgtggtgaagaggctcttggtctgaggaattagccctgtcggtcttcttcctcagaccgaacctaattaccccccattctcccctcccctatcccatcctccccatcctcccctttttccattcctcctcctcctcctcacccctcccttttgcccttcctctttttagccttcgtgatttctcccacaggcgcgctagttcctaggtaggggaaaggacaccggggtccatcccattccgttgaggtttcttggcggtggcgtagtttgccgtggaatctggattgcctagggatgtcccgatccctctccggtatcccggagtagctttgggtgtcttttgggcgacgggtgtatctctggaagccacctttcggattccgggggtggtggctgaaggaggtatgctttgtggcggatatccggccgccctctcttttgtccaccgaggtagctcggcagatgtgaggttgctatcccggattgctggtttactggcatgaagggtagggtatggcacgggttccatgctgcatctgcgctactagcggtgtcgagtcctcttgggcgcggagggagatttccggccctttcattcctcctgggaactattcctccccgctcccccctttttttattcttttttttatttttattttcttttcttctttctttttttttcttaaaaacaaaaagcaaaggagtaacctaaccatggcagccctagtccatgaaaccactacccccgggccccttcttgataccgcaccccattctgaccctgccttgtgtttagaccactcttcggacactcctgatgcccctgtacctcttgctggtgctgtttcctcacccgcttcaggtaccggggcttcgactgactccttcgatttgtctgaactccgctctcctttgactatgcttccggcttctccctctacggtacggcaattttcgaatcgcccacccatttcatgccggaccaactccggtcctactcctaaacgccaacgtcaatctcctgatgatgctccgtcgttaccttcccattctactcggaaacgaccgacacgtcaagcactccctctccacgctcagtttcggaccacacaatggactaaattctttactttaagaccaacttcttcttctgcctacctttctgaccatagtattgccaaagcgctcctgcgtcatgttggcagagatatttcatttcacgctctcaagagcggtacgcgcatcgtcactgtccagaatgctacccaagctcatgatctttctctcctttcgaatatcgatactactcctatcactattgaaaaacatctttctctcaattcttgtagtggtactgtcattctgccccataccatagtccaacagaatttccagtcatgtggcaatgacatttttgaacagctggaactccaggatctcccaatcctcaaagtagacacttatgtccttcctgcccgggggcggagacgttacccttgcaatgtggctcgtttaacttttgacagccgagaactcccgtcctctgtatatgtcgcgggacatcggttacaagttcgaaaggtgatacctacaccgcaacaatgtagaaattgctggcgttttggtcacccagcgaaatattgcagatctatggccgaatgcccagtctgtggtgccgacaaccattctaatacatcttgcagtcaacctccatcttgccttaattgtaatgaagctcacccttcgtactcccgccgttgccaggtctacttaaatgaacgtgaaatccgttgcctcaaagaggcagaaggtctcccttatgctatggcagttactcatctccgcctccaagggagactaccccgtgttt encodes:
- the LOC138855248 gene encoding uncharacterized protein, with protein sequence MGRVQLLVPLALLGFLAIAGVDAQDCPNKFRQVGARCLHVSNAIFEDPTFRPVTWGVGRNLCKNMTDAKWTVDLLSNFDVNFLRLVSLNIHNNYPDLSKGYYIYWIGGEYLNDQWQWLDGTPIDPHSYIWLMNCPRINPTGSHTMLVPAGPGGKRQYTNEYGPQNVGPSFICEAKSKK